The following DNA comes from Cellulophaga sp. HaHa_2_95.
TTTTTATTCCAGATGGGAAGTTGAAGTAGATTATTGGCTATGGAAATGCTTGAATCTATAAGTTCATCGGGAGAAAGTTTCTCGCGTCTTGAAGTGTACGTTAATCTAAGATCTTTTTTTATCATATAAAATCTTGGTTATAACGTAATAATTGATGCTAAATTGTAATGTCTATTCTTTAGCTGAAACAGCAACGTAAATTTTAAAGAAAAGCATTAAAATCAAATAAGTTCCTAAAGTTATGATGTAATTTTCCATAGCAGTATTAATTTTCTATAATCTAAATGTAAATAAAAAAACAATATAATTCCGCGAAGTGCATTCAAAAATCGTTGAAACGCACTCTTTTAGTAAAAAATTATGATTTTGTAGGAATTGTAGGAAGAATTACTTCTCTAAAAATAGCATTTAAAATAGTGATATTCAAATTTTTAAGAGAACTTTAAGGGGGTGAGGACCGTATGAGTGGTATTTGAGCCTATAGCTATTTTAGTTTACAATTTCTTAAACAGAATTATTTGATTATAAAGTATAGTAATAAGTACCTTTTTGCATACGGTTCTAATCATCAAAATTTGAAGTTAAAACGCCTTAAAAATTATAGCTTTTGCTAAAAACAGAGTAATTTAACGGTCTTTATCATAGATTAAATATTTAGATTAATTTAATGCAAGAACCATCTCTAGAATTACAGCTTAGTACACTGCCTAATAATCCAGGAGTATATCAGTTTTATGATGCTGAAGATAAAATTCTGTATGTAGGGAAGGCTAAGAATCTAAAGAAAAGGGTAAGCTCTTATTTTACTAAAAATCATGAAATTGGCAAAACGCGTGTATTAGTAAAGAAAATAAGGAGTATAAAACATATCGTTGTTCCTACAGAGTCAGATGCACTTCTTTTAGAGAATAATTTAATTAAGAAATACCAGCCCAGGTATAATGTTCTTTTAAAAGACGATAAATCCTATCCTTGGATTTGTATTAAGAACGAGCGTTTTCCGAGAATTTTTCCGACTAGGAGGCATATTAAAGACGGGTCTGAATATTTTGGACCGTATACGAGTATGAAAACGGTAAAAACCTTGCTCGATTTAATTAAGAGTGTATATCCATTGCGTACCTGTAATTATGATTTGTCAAAAGAAAAAATAGCGTCTGGTAAATATAAAGTATGTCTTGAGTATCACCTCAAAAACTGCAAGGGCCCTTGTGAAGATTATCAAGATGCAGAAGAGTATCACAGGCAGATAGAAGAAATTCGTGAAATACTAAAAGGTAATTTTAAATCCTCGCTTCAGTATTTTAAAAATCAAATGAAAATCTTTGCTCAAGAAATGCGCTTTGAGGAGGCGCAAGATATCAAGGAAAAAGTAGCAGTGCTAGAGAATTATCAAGTAAGAACTACCATCGTAAACCCTAAAATTAACAATGTAGATGTTTTTTCTATCATATCAGATGAAGCTTTTGCATACGTGAATTACTTGCAACTTTCACATGGTTCAATTATACGATCACATACTTTAGAGATAAAGAAGAAGTTGGATGAGTCTGATGCAGACCTTTTGGCTTTAGCTATTGTAGAAATTCGTCAAAGATTTAAATCGCTAACAAGAGAAATATATGTACCGTTCTCTGTAGAGGTAGAACAGGATGTTAAGATTACTATTCCTAAGTTAGGCGATAAAAAAAGAATTTTAGAATTATCAGAGCGGAATGCTAAACTTCAACGACAAGAGCGTTTCAACCAAATAAAAATCATGGATCCAGATCGCCATACGAATAGGTTGATGGCCCAGATGAAAAGAGATTTAAGATTGTCTGAAGAGCCAAGACATATAGAATGTTTTGATAACTCCAACATTCAAGGAACCAATCCTGTTGCTGCTTGTGTGGTGTTTAAGAATGGAAAACCATCTAAAAAAGAGTATCGCCACTATAATATTAAAACTGTAGATGGTCCAGATGATTTTGCTTCGATGGAAGAAGTAGTTTTTAGGCGCTACAAAAGACTTTTAGAAGAAGAAGAGCCGTTACCGCAGTTAATTGTTATTGATGGCGGTAAAGGGCAATTGTCATCGGCATTAAAAAGTCTAGATCTATTAGGTTTGCGTGGGAAAATAGCGATTATCGGAATTGCGAAGCGTTTAGAGGAAATTTATTTCCCAGGAGATTCAATTCCCTTATATTTAGATAAAAAGTCAGAAAGTCTAAAAGTTATTCAATTTCTCAGGAATGAAGCGCACCGTTTTGGAATTACGTTCCATCGAAATAAGAGAAGTGCTGGGGCAATTTCGTCTGAGTTGGAAGCTATTGAAGGTATAGGTGGTAAAACAATAGAAGATTTGCTGAAAAGATTTAAATCGGTAAAAAGGGTTAAAGAGGCTTCATTAGAGCAATTGGCTGAAACAGTAGGAATGGCTAGAGCAAAAAAAGTATACGAGAGTTTTCATTAATTTGAAAAGCAACACTATGAATAGAATTTTATTTTTATCGGCTTTTCTGTTTTCCATTTTTACAGTTGTAGCACAGAACAACACTAAAAAGGAAGATGTAAAAGTAGGACTAGTCCTTAGTGGTGGTGGAGCAAAAGGATTTGCACATATTGGTGCGCTAAAAGTCATAGAAGAGGCCGGAGTAGAAATAGATTATATTGGAGGTACAAGTATGGGGGCAATTGTAGGTGCACTTTATGCTTCCGGTTATTCGGCAAATGAATTAGATTCTATATTTAGAAATACAGATTTCACTAAACTAATTCAGGATAACTTGCCGCGTAGTTCAAAGACCTTTTATGAGAAAGATGATTCTGAACGGTATGCTTTGACCTTGCCATTCAATCACTTTAAAATATCTTTCCCTTCTGCAATTTCTAGCGGTCAAAGTATATATAATGAGTTAGTAAGGTTACTATATCATGTAAATAATGTAGATGATTTTAGTGAATTACCCATTCCGTTTTTCTGTATTGCTACGGATGTGGAGACAGGAAATGAAATAATTTTAAATAAAGGGTATCTTCCGGAAACCATAATGGCGAGCGGAACCTTTCCCTCTCTTTTTGAACCTACTGAAATTGATGGAAGGGTCCTAATTGATGGTGGTGTTGTTAATAATTATCCGGTAGATGGGGTGCTGAAAATGGGTGCTGATGTAATTATTGGTGTAGACGTGCAGCACGGATTATCTAGCAGGGAAAACCTAGGATCAGCAACAGAAGTTTTACTGCAAATAAATAACTACAGAACCGTAAAAGATATGGTGGAGAAGGTGGAGAAAACAGACATCTATATAAAGCCCAACATAGAGAAATATTCGGTCATAGATTTTGCTTTCTTATCTGAAATTGTAAATAGTGGAGAACTTGCAGCAAGAGAGAATTACATAGCTTTAAAGGAATTGGCAAGCAAACAGAATAGAAAAAGGGTTAAGAGGGTTCCTGTAATTTGTAAAGACACTTTGCATTTAAACAACCTTATTATTAATGGGAGTGATAACTACTCTAGAGGTTTTGTCAAGGGGAAGCTAAGGTTTCCATTAGATAACCATGTAGCTTTTGAAAAATTACAACAAGGAATAGGAAACTTGTCTGCAACGGGCAACTTTAAAACAATCCGGTATCGGTTGGAGCCCGATGATAAAAAAACAGATTTAGTATTAGACTTACGGGAAAGTAAAACCAAAACCTTTATAAAAATAGGGGTGCATTATGATGATTTGTTGAACAGTGCTGCCATTTTAAATCTAACTAAAAAAAATATTTTATTTGATGATGATGTTGTTTCGTTTGATTTTATTTTAGGGGACAATGTAAGGTATAATTTAGAATACTATATAGATAAAGGCTCTTATTGGAGTTTTGGTATAAATTCTAGATTCGTAGGGTTTGGACAAAATATAGATTACCAAAATTTTGAATCTAATTTTGATGTTCCTGTAGATCCTAATATTAAAAATATAAATATTGATGTGTCAGACATCACCAACCAAGCTTACTTGCAGACAGTAGTTAAAGAAGAGTTTGCATTTACATTGGGTGTAGAGCATAAATTTTTAAAGTATAGTACAGAAACCATTGGGGAGTTATCAGATGATGAGAATGCTGTGGTAGACGATAGGTTTTATTTTGAAAAAAGTAATTTTTTTAGTGCCTATGGTAAGTTAACCTTAGATACCTATGA
Coding sequences within:
- the uvrC gene encoding excinuclease ABC subunit UvrC, with the translated sequence MQEPSLELQLSTLPNNPGVYQFYDAEDKILYVGKAKNLKKRVSSYFTKNHEIGKTRVLVKKIRSIKHIVVPTESDALLLENNLIKKYQPRYNVLLKDDKSYPWICIKNERFPRIFPTRRHIKDGSEYFGPYTSMKTVKTLLDLIKSVYPLRTCNYDLSKEKIASGKYKVCLEYHLKNCKGPCEDYQDAEEYHRQIEEIREILKGNFKSSLQYFKNQMKIFAQEMRFEEAQDIKEKVAVLENYQVRTTIVNPKINNVDVFSIISDEAFAYVNYLQLSHGSIIRSHTLEIKKKLDESDADLLALAIVEIRQRFKSLTREIYVPFSVEVEQDVKITIPKLGDKKRILELSERNAKLQRQERFNQIKIMDPDRHTNRLMAQMKRDLRLSEEPRHIECFDNSNIQGTNPVAACVVFKNGKPSKKEYRHYNIKTVDGPDDFASMEEVVFRRYKRLLEEEEPLPQLIVIDGGKGQLSSALKSLDLLGLRGKIAIIGIAKRLEEIYFPGDSIPLYLDKKSESLKVIQFLRNEAHRFGITFHRNKRSAGAISSELEAIEGIGGKTIEDLLKRFKSVKRVKEASLEQLAETVGMARAKKVYESFH
- a CDS encoding patatin-like phospholipase family protein; protein product: MNRILFLSAFLFSIFTVVAQNNTKKEDVKVGLVLSGGGAKGFAHIGALKVIEEAGVEIDYIGGTSMGAIVGALYASGYSANELDSIFRNTDFTKLIQDNLPRSSKTFYEKDDSERYALTLPFNHFKISFPSAISSGQSIYNELVRLLYHVNNVDDFSELPIPFFCIATDVETGNEIILNKGYLPETIMASGTFPSLFEPTEIDGRVLIDGGVVNNYPVDGVLKMGADVIIGVDVQHGLSSRENLGSATEVLLQINNYRTVKDMVEKVEKTDIYIKPNIEKYSVIDFAFLSEIVNSGELAARENYIALKELASKQNRKRVKRVPVICKDTLHLNNLIINGSDNYSRGFVKGKLRFPLDNHVAFEKLQQGIGNLSATGNFKTIRYRLEPDDKKTDLVLDLRESKTKTFIKIGVHYDDLLNSAAILNLTKKNILFDDDVVSFDFILGDNVRYNLEYYIDKGSYWSFGINSRFVGFGQNIDYQNFESNFDVPVDPNIKNINIDVSDITNQAYLQTVVKEEFAFTLGVEHKFLKYSTETIGELSDDENAVVDDRFYFEKSNFFSAYGKLTLDTYDSKYFPSKGLYFDGDFHFYLGSSDFTNNFREFSIAQSKMGVAFPIFKNLSLNIETEGGFKLGTSAVTSFDFVLGGFGAAKINNFIPFYGYDFLSLPGNSFVKGMMRLDYEFTPKNHLIFAANYANVDDDLFRTGEWFKEPTYSGYGVGCGWESFVGPVQVIYSWSPEKSQSNLFFSVGYWF